In Opitutaceae bacterium TAV5, one genomic interval encodes:
- a CDS encoding N-terminal cleavage protein, which translates to MKSHPGQNRPSTRTTVRAAFTLIELLTVIAIIGILAAIIIPTVGKVRETAKNATCISNLRQVATAMLLYAEDNRQVLPTSAAGSENWIFDLTGYYIPRRTSYIGQQLASLPTAGSGQKSIFLCETNIRSVGAPPSGAASTYGMNHNLSKLSLNRSLQTSRLVLAGDMALYNNNWELRMQPDAVNRLPGKVHNNKYHFVFLDGHAAAQADYPTDANDVFWVP; encoded by the coding sequence ATGAAAAGCCACCCAGGACAAAACCGCCCCTCCACGCGCACCACCGTTCGCGCAGCCTTTACGCTGATCGAGCTGCTCACGGTCATCGCCATCATTGGTATCCTCGCCGCCATTATCATTCCGACTGTCGGCAAGGTCCGCGAAACCGCGAAAAATGCCACCTGCATTTCCAATCTCCGCCAAGTCGCAACGGCGATGCTTCTTTACGCGGAAGATAACCGTCAGGTGCTGCCAACCTCCGCCGCAGGCTCCGAAAACTGGATATTCGATCTGACGGGTTATTACATCCCCCGGCGCACGAGCTACATTGGCCAGCAATTGGCCAGTCTGCCCACTGCCGGTTCCGGGCAGAAAAGCATTTTCCTTTGCGAAACCAATATCCGCAGTGTGGGCGCCCCTCCTTCGGGAGCCGCAAGCACCTACGGCATGAATCACAACCTCTCCAAGCTCAGCCTCAACCGGAGCCTGCAAACATCCCGTCTCGTTCTCGCCGGAGACATGGCGCTCTATAACAACAACTGGGAACTCCGCATGCAGCCCGATGCCGTGAATCGTCTGCCGGGAAAAGTTCACAACAACAAATATCACTTCGTGTTCCTCGACGGGCATGCGGCTGCCCAAGCCGATTATCCCACCGACGCCAACGATGTTTTCTGGGTCCCCTGA
- a CDS encoding glycoside hydrolase family 42 — MRFRLAILLFLSAAIPRIAHATEIDAGIYQAPLLLSSQTTTSWAPTQKDCAALRSWSPSPVARELKYQGTADACAELRVSRGPVVAILGTRSPVADTTLEFEYRIPDSISAREININLRTTDNSKLYGLRLPPAPVGQWQRETLPLASIVGGDLWRLSALRTASSIELALVPSQGPAAIQFRSITLTRHISPWGSLPIPQLISLPASGAQRTFSITATPRQSWLQIIASTPVEVIVNGHNLGQAALKNQDASKWPSVPLPVAREFSIDGLLRTDNENTVVIRPASTLSATTPASTLQILCALGYDTPDTRCIIVSDSNWTTLPAPALNNSAGTLPPTPLIARTYKGNEPARWGRIPDIYPLREPQAWSTRSTPSPIRNTLASPSRAPVSASSTPWRTAAPGTGQNPTTRWQLVTPAGHSLYFLGIQTLGLLPNINYRHYRSMMERYPDESHYIDDTLATVSRLGFNGISPAATTAPFHRAARQAGLYHFQYLGPEAGGPWLKNRAGREERHLADPFDEGWRARYRAEARRFAAEWGNNPALIGLFVNNEIPLDGSVNGGSVIGYIYSPACRAAFVRWLADRYGNDLEKLRAAWAPELPASASLSDFTAAPDLDPASARKTPSPKVVAAEDGHAAPRQAARVRGIVETDLYDFAVYAMGIYAGFMLETLRAELPGKLIASNRFMGNATDEMLAAWKNYDLIAWNAYPFSKWQAATYSPAQLDILRRVHRITGRPVIISETGLQALDARLPNPTATLYTQKQRGEEYANLLRQVYDQLPFVVGFILFGWQNLSDTERQSWGIVDDAGNPYTDYFTAVERANKALLRN, encoded by the coding sequence ATGCGTTTTCGCCTCGCAATCCTCCTCTTTCTTTCTGCTGCGATTCCCCGTATTGCTCATGCCACGGAAATCGATGCCGGCATTTACCAGGCGCCTTTGCTTCTCTCATCGCAAACGACCACTTCCTGGGCTCCCACTCAAAAGGATTGTGCCGCCCTTCGCTCCTGGTCCCCCAGTCCGGTCGCTCGTGAACTCAAATACCAGGGCACTGCCGATGCCTGTGCCGAATTGCGGGTATCCAGGGGTCCTGTTGTGGCCATCCTCGGCACTCGCAGTCCCGTTGCCGATACCACACTTGAATTTGAATACCGCATCCCCGACAGCATCAGCGCCCGCGAAATCAACATCAACCTCCGCACCACCGACAACAGCAAGCTCTACGGCCTCCGCCTTCCTCCCGCTCCTGTCGGCCAATGGCAGCGCGAAACACTCCCGCTTGCCAGCATTGTCGGCGGCGATCTCTGGCGCCTGAGCGCGCTTCGCACGGCCTCTTCCATTGAGCTCGCGCTTGTTCCCAGCCAAGGCCCTGCCGCAATCCAGTTCCGCTCCATCACACTCACGCGCCATATTTCTCCATGGGGATCGTTACCCATTCCCCAACTTATCAGCCTTCCTGCCTCCGGTGCGCAACGCACCTTTTCGATCACTGCCACGCCCCGCCAATCCTGGCTCCAGATCATCGCTTCCACCCCGGTTGAGGTCATCGTCAATGGCCATAACCTCGGCCAGGCTGCGCTCAAAAACCAGGATGCCTCGAAGTGGCCGTCCGTCCCCCTTCCCGTCGCCAGGGAATTCTCCATCGACGGCCTCCTGCGTACCGATAATGAAAATACTGTTGTCATTCGCCCCGCCTCCACCCTCTCCGCGACAACACCCGCTTCGACCCTCCAGATTCTCTGCGCTCTCGGCTACGATACTCCCGATACCCGTTGTATCATCGTCTCCGATTCCAACTGGACAACCCTTCCCGCGCCCGCCCTGAACAACTCCGCCGGCACGCTCCCGCCCACGCCCCTCATCGCACGGACCTACAAGGGCAACGAGCCTGCCCGCTGGGGACGCATCCCCGACATCTATCCCCTCCGCGAGCCACAAGCCTGGAGCACACGCTCCACACCATCCCCGATCCGGAACACGTTGGCCTCTCCATCCCGGGCCCCCGTCTCCGCATCCTCCACTCCCTGGCGTACCGCCGCACCCGGCACCGGCCAAAACCCGACCACCCGCTGGCAACTTGTCACGCCTGCCGGTCATTCCCTGTATTTCCTGGGCATCCAGACCCTCGGCCTCCTCCCCAACATCAACTACCGCCATTACCGTTCCATGATGGAACGCTATCCTGACGAGAGCCATTATATCGACGACACCCTCGCGACGGTCAGCCGGCTCGGATTCAACGGCATCTCTCCCGCCGCCACCACTGCTCCCTTTCACCGCGCCGCCCGCCAGGCCGGGCTTTATCACTTCCAGTACCTCGGCCCCGAAGCCGGCGGCCCCTGGCTCAAAAATCGCGCCGGTCGTGAGGAGCGCCATCTTGCCGATCCGTTCGACGAAGGCTGGCGCGCCCGTTATCGCGCCGAAGCCCGCCGCTTCGCCGCCGAGTGGGGCAACAACCCCGCGCTCATCGGCCTTTTCGTCAACAACGAGATCCCCCTGGATGGTTCTGTCAACGGAGGCAGCGTCATCGGCTACATCTATTCCCCCGCCTGCCGCGCCGCCTTCGTCCGCTGGCTTGCCGATCGCTATGGCAACGACCTCGAAAAGCTCCGCGCAGCCTGGGCTCCCGAGCTCCCGGCCTCTGCCAGCCTTTCCGACTTCACCGCCGCTCCCGATCTCGACCCCGCCTCCGCCCGCAAGACGCCTTCTCCCAAAGTTGTGGCCGCCGAGGACGGCCACGCCGCCCCCCGCCAGGCGGCCCGTGTCCGGGGCATCGTGGAAACCGATCTCTACGACTTCGCCGTCTATGCCATGGGCATCTACGCCGGCTTCATGCTCGAAACCCTCCGGGCTGAACTCCCCGGGAAACTCATCGCCTCCAACCGTTTCATGGGGAACGCCACCGACGAGATGCTCGCCGCCTGGAAAAACTACGACCTCATCGCCTGGAACGCCTATCCCTTCAGCAAATGGCAGGCCGCCACCTACAGCCCCGCCCAGCTCGACATCCTTCGCCGCGTCCACCGCATCACAGGCCGCCCCGTCATCATATCCGAAACAGGACTACAAGCCCTCGATGCCCGCCTTCCCAATCCCACCGCCACCCTCTACACGCAGAAGCAGCGTGGTGAAGAATACGCCAACCTTCTCCGCCAGGTTTACGACCAGCTTCCCTTCGTTGTCGGCTTCATTCTCTTTGGCTGGCAAAACCTCTCCGACACCGAACGTCAGTCCTGGGGGATCGTTGACGACGCCGGCAACCCCTACACGGACTATTTCACCGCCGTCGAACGCGCCAACAAAGCCCTCCTTCGTAACTAA
- a CDS encoding LacI family transcription regulator, with translation MTAKPVTITALARHLDLSIATVSYALNGRGREMKLPEATIERVCAAARQMDYRPNFFAHNLRRKHTDTVGVIFAALDENWAHRVLWGMTRVFDRAGLTPLLGVHFWDQAREEREIHSFLQRRVDALICFPQPENLDLYRTLIRQKQKLILLGDTLPDLPEASYAAWDSGEAARVAIRHLLASGRKRIAFVGPDPRMTMTKARYQAYLDCLAEAGLPLREDRVVWARSGEIPRDAVVRLVSQPASRPDALFVVNDGLALPLLETLTKVGVKIPDQIAVVSMGDLLASGHEAIGLTSMHEPCEELGEALAGAALTLIRKPNTKPLHLLIPGNTLTRRKTAP, from the coding sequence ATGACCGCCAAACCCGTCACCATCACCGCCCTCGCCCGTCACCTCGATCTCTCCATCGCCACCGTCAGTTACGCGCTCAACGGGCGCGGACGCGAAATGAAGCTCCCGGAGGCCACCATCGAGCGCGTGTGCGCCGCCGCCAGGCAGATGGATTACCGGCCCAACTTCTTCGCCCACAATCTCCGCCGCAAGCACACCGACACCGTGGGCGTCATCTTCGCCGCTCTCGACGAGAACTGGGCGCACCGCGTCCTCTGGGGCATGACCCGCGTTTTTGACCGCGCCGGCCTCACTCCTCTCCTCGGTGTGCACTTCTGGGATCAGGCGCGCGAAGAACGCGAAATCCACTCCTTCCTCCAGCGTCGCGTCGACGCCCTCATCTGTTTCCCGCAGCCCGAGAACCTCGACCTCTATCGCACCCTCATTCGCCAGAAACAGAAGCTCATTCTCCTCGGAGACACCCTGCCCGACCTCCCCGAGGCCAGCTACGCCGCCTGGGATTCCGGCGAGGCCGCCAGGGTCGCCATCCGCCACCTGCTGGCCTCCGGACGCAAGCGCATCGCTTTTGTCGGACCCGACCCGCGCATGACGATGACGAAGGCGCGCTACCAGGCCTACCTCGATTGCCTCGCCGAGGCCGGCCTCCCGCTGCGCGAGGACCGGGTCGTGTGGGCCAGGTCCGGCGAGATTCCCCGCGACGCCGTCGTCCGCCTCGTGTCGCAACCCGCCTCCCGGCCCGACGCCCTCTTTGTCGTCAACGACGGTCTTGCCCTTCCCCTGCTGGAGACGCTGACGAAGGTCGGCGTCAAAATTCCCGACCAGATTGCGGTCGTCTCGATGGGCGACCTGCTCGCCAGCGGCCACGAAGCGATCGGGCTGACGAGCATGCACGAACCCTGCGAGGAGCTCGGCGAGGCCCTGGCCGGCGCCGCGCTCACGCTTATCCGAAAACCGAATACCAAACCCCTCCATCTGCTCATCCCCGGCAACACCCTCACCCGCCGGAAAACCGCTCCGTAA
- a CDS encoding LacI family transcription regulator, with amino-acid sequence MSSKTVTIAALARHLGLGAATVSYALNGRGPEMKISESTVERIRAAADELGYQPNFFASTLRRQRTDSIGVVFADLSDNWADRVLKGMLRVLDGHGYMPLISVHLWDKAREEREVQSLLKRKVDALICLPLPESRDFYKKLMAQKQKLLLLSDTLPDLPEASYVAWDSGKAAREVMEHLLASGRRRIAFVGPTHPTTMTLARYQAYCDCLGEAGIALREDWIIWEKSGVVPTEAVARLLGSSNARNRPDALFVLNDALALRLLEKIREMGVRIPEEVALASMGDFLTSSHQSISLTSAPEPCEEIGAEIAKAALKMIRSKRAQRIQLRIPGQPFVPRNTAP; translated from the coding sequence ATGAGTTCCAAAACAGTCACCATTGCCGCGCTTGCCCGTCATCTTGGCCTGGGGGCGGCGACTGTCAGCTACGCCCTCAACGGGCGCGGGCCGGAGATGAAAATTTCCGAAAGCACGGTCGAGCGCATCCGGGCGGCAGCGGACGAGTTGGGCTACCAGCCCAATTTTTTCGCCTCCACGCTGCGCCGCCAGCGGACGGACAGCATCGGGGTGGTGTTCGCGGACTTGTCAGACAACTGGGCGGACCGGGTGCTCAAGGGGATGCTGCGGGTGCTGGACGGGCACGGCTACATGCCGCTGATCAGCGTGCATCTCTGGGACAAGGCGCGGGAGGAGCGCGAGGTGCAGTCGCTCCTGAAGCGCAAGGTGGATGCGCTGATCTGCCTGCCGCTGCCGGAAAGCCGGGATTTTTATAAAAAACTCATGGCGCAGAAACAAAAGCTGCTGCTCCTGAGCGACACGCTGCCCGACTTGCCGGAGGCGAGCTACGTGGCGTGGGATTCGGGCAAGGCGGCGCGCGAAGTGATGGAGCACCTGCTGGCGTCCGGGCGGCGGCGGATCGCCTTTGTCGGACCGACTCACCCCACCACCATGACGCTGGCGCGCTACCAGGCTTACTGCGATTGTCTGGGCGAGGCGGGTATCGCCTTGCGGGAGGACTGGATCATCTGGGAGAAGTCGGGCGTGGTGCCGACGGAGGCGGTGGCACGGTTGCTGGGGTCTTCGAATGCGAGGAATCGTCCCGACGCGCTGTTCGTCCTGAACGATGCACTGGCGCTGCGTCTTCTCGAAAAAATCCGCGAGATGGGGGTGCGCATCCCGGAGGAGGTGGCGCTCGCGTCGATGGGAGATTTTCTCACGAGCAGCCATCAGTCGATCAGCCTGACGAGCGCGCCCGAACCGTGCGAGGAAATCGGGGCGGAGATTGCGAAGGCGGCGTTGAAGATGATCAGGAGCAAACGGGCGCAACGTATCCAGCTTCGCATTCCGGGCCAGCCGTTCGTGCCGCGCAACACGGCGCCGTGA